From the Catalinimonas alkaloidigena genome, the window ACCAGTATGTTTGCATCCTTTCCGGAGCTATAGCTCAGTTGGTTCAGAGCGCTACCTTGACAGGGTAGAGGTCGTTGGTTCGAGCCCAACTAGCTTCACAGACATCCCGCTTTCTTGTCCAGAGAGCGGGATTTTTTTATGGCGTTATTCGAAGCGCATGTGTTTGACCGATTCGCCGGAGTGGGCCAGTTCCTGCAACGCGTCGATGCCGATCTGCAGGTGCTTGGCCGCAAAGCTTCCCGTCACCTTTCGGTCGCTGGCCGAAGTTTTGACGCCTTCCGGCACCATGGGGTTATCAGATACAAGCAGCAGGGCGCCATGCGGAATTTTGTTGATGAATCCCACCGTAAAAATGGTAGCCGTTTCCATGTCGATGCCGATGGCCCGGATGGAGCGGAGGTAATCCTTGAATTTCTCGTCGTGCTCCCAGATGCGGCGGTTGGTCGTGTAGATGGTGCCGGTCCAGTAATCCAATTCGTGCTTCTTGATCATGGACGAAACGGCACGTTGCAGGCGGAACGACGGAAGCGCCGGCACTTCGGGCGGCAGATAGTCATTGCTAGTCCCTTCGCCCCGAATGGCCGCAATGGGCAGAATCATGTCGCCGATGGCCGCTTTCCGAATACCGCCACATTTCCCTAAGAACAGCGCTGCCTTGGGCGATACGGCCGACAACAGATCCATCACGGTGGCGGCCATGGCGCTTCCCATCCCGAAGTTGATGATCGTGATGTCGTTAGATGTCGCCGTCTGCATGGGTTTGTCCCAGCCGTACACGTCGCACGCTTGCTGTTCGGCGAACATCTGCACGTAATTGATGAAATTGGTCAGTAGGATGTACTTTCCGAATTTTTCGAGGGGCATCCCGGTGTAGCGGGGCAGCCAATCGCGCACAATTTCTTCTTTTGTCGTCATACTCCAACTCTTTTCCGGTCAAAAGTAACCCATTCTGGGCGAGTGTGGGAACCCGGTTCCTGACATCGTCTGCCTATCTTTGCCTTTCATGCAATCGCTCAATTTACCTCCTTTTTCGTACCAGACACGCGAGCAGGACGACACCACGTACATTTTTGACGTACTGCGGAAGAAGTACCTGGTCCTCACGCCCGAAGAGTGGGTACGGCAGCACTTCGTGCACATGCTGATTGACCGTTACCAGTACCCGCGGACGATGATCCGTACCGAAACGGGCCTGCGCTACAATCGGATGGCGCGGCGGAGCGACATTCTGGTGTTCGATCGTCAGGGTAGCCCTTTTTTGCTGGTGGAGTGCAAGGCGTCCAGCGTCAAGCTTTCGCAGGAGGTGTTCGAGCAAGCGGCCCGCTATAACCACGTTCTGAAAGCCCCTTACCTCATCATCACCAACGGGTTGTCGAATTACTGCTGCGCCATCGACCACGCGCAGGGAACGTACCGCTTTCTGGAAGACCTGCCCCCTTACGAGCCGGCCGCATCGAACTGATTTCCACGCAATTTTGTAATTCCCTACAGGCAATGAGTATATTTGCTACAGTCGGATTGTTGCTTTTGTGACAGAAAGAGGGGAAGCAACATTCGGTCGACGCAGTCCGCGGTGCCGATGATAAGGCGCATGGCGGCGGTGTCTGGAGTCCTATTTCTATACTATATATATCACCACGGAGGTTTTATGGCGGGATGTAGTTCCTGCGGCTGTGGCACCCGAAGCAAAGAGGGATCGCAGCCGTCTGGATGTAAAAATAACGGTGGCTGTCGCAGCGGCGGCTGCAATAAGATGAACGTTTTCGATTGGCTGAGCAACATGGATTTGCCGGCCGACGGCTATCAGTTTGAGGTCGTGGAAGTACGGTTCAAGGGAGGACGCAAAGAATTTTTCCGCAACGCTGACCGGCTGCACCTGACTACCGGCGACGCGATTGTGGTCGAGGTGCCCAACGGACATCACATCGGATTTGTCTCCATGCAGGGCGAACTGGTTCGGCTGCAAATGATGAAGAAGGGCGTCAAAGAAGACAGCGAGAACATTCGGAAAATTTACCGACTGGCGAGCGAGCGCGACCTGAGTAAGTACGAGGAAGTGAAAAACCGGGAGTTGCCCACGCTGTTCCGGACGCGTCAGATCATCAACGAGATGAATCTGAAAATGAAGCTCTCGGATGTTGAATACCAGGCAGATAACACAAAAGCGACGTTTTACTATTCGGCCGACGAGCGAGTCGATTTCCGGCAGTTGATCAAAGTGCTGGCCGGCGAGTTTCGCATCCGGGTGGAAATGCGGCAGATCAGCTTGCGGCAGGAAGCCGGACGCCTGGGCGGCATTGGTTCCTGCGGGCGTGAATTGTGCTGTTCGACCTGGCTTTCCAGCTTCAAAAGCGTTTCCACTTCGGCGGCGCGTTACCAGAACCTTTCGCTGAATCCCAGTAAGTTATCCGGCCAGTGCGGGCGACTCAAATGCTGCCTGAATTACGAACTGGATACCTATATGGAGGCCATTCGCGATCTGCCTACGGTTAACAAACCGCTGTTGACCGAGAAGGGCGAAGCCTTTCTGCAAAAGACCGATATTTTTACCCGCATCATGTGGTTCGGGTTCCGGAACGAATCCAACTGGTATCCGCTGAAAGTCGAACGGGTGCAGTACATTCTGGAGTTGAACGCCGCCGGGAAAAAAGCCGTGGCCCTGACGCTGGAAGAAGAGGAGCTGATTATCAATCCGGTTGTGGGCGGTGCGCTGAACGATGACCTGGAGCAGATGGACCGGAAGTTTGCCGAGAAAGACAAAGACAGAAAGAAAAAGAAGAAACGAAAAAAACGTAAAAAAACGGGTGAGAAAAAATAGTACTGCACCGTCCGTAGCGGTGTCCATGCACCGGCGGGCGGCGTTCCGGACCGGCTTCAGTGTTTGTCTTGTCTTGTGTGCATGGTTGGCGTTGGGCGCTTGCGACCCGTCGCGTGTGTATGAGGAAAATCAGGAAATTCCCGACTACCTCTGGTACGAGGACAGCCTGGCGGTGTTTGAGTTCGAGATTCCCGATGCGTCGCAGCCTTACAACCTTTATTATAATGTCCGCAATTCGCTGAACTACCCGTACTACAACCTCTACGTTACCTATTACCTGGAAGACAGCACCGGGAAGGAGATCGCTTCGCGGCTTCAGGAAATGGTGCTGATGGACCCCCGCACCGGGGAGCCTTACGGTAGCGGCCTGGGCGATATTTTTGACCACCAGATTCTGGCGCTTCCTGGCTTTACGTTTCCCTATGCCGGGCCGTATACGCTGAAAATAAAGCAGTACATGCGCGAAAATCCGCTTCCGGAAGTGATGAGTGTAGGCCTGCGCATCGAAAAGGGCGATGCTAGCGCCTCACCTGAAAACCAGCGTACGTCGGAGTAGCCTCAAGGGGGGTAACCACCACTTCTTCCACACGCGCCCGGGGTGGCCCCTGTCGGCACCAGGCCACAAGCGAATCGACCGCTTCGGCAGGCCCGCTGACCTCTACGTACACCGATCCGTCTTTTTCGTTGCGCACAAACCCGGTGAGGTGCAACCGTTGCGCCTGCTCTTGCGTGGAAGCCCTGTAAAAAACACCCTGTACTTTGCCCGTAATGCGGATGCTTACCGATTTGGAAGTGTCTGCCATATCATTTCACGTAAAAACTGTATTCTATCGCTATGCAACAGAGTCTTGAATTTCTGTCGGCCTTGCGCGAAAATAACAACCGGGAATGGTTTCATGCCCATAAGAAAGCGTACGAAGCGGCCCGGCAGGAGTTCGAGGCGCTGATCGGTCGACTGCTGGCCGATATGGCGCCGTGGGAGCCGGCGGTGCGTTCGCTTGAGCCAAAGGACTGCCTGTTTCGCCTGTATCGCGACGTCCGCTTCTCAAAAGACAAGACGCCTTACAAGCTGCACTTCGGCGCTTACCTGGCCGAGGGAGGCCGCAAGAGCGAAAAAGCCGGCTATTATCTGCACGTGCGTCCGGGCGACCGGTCATTTGTAGGGGGCGGCCTGTGGGAGCCCGGTGCGGAAGGACTGCGGAACGTGCGCCAGGAGATCGACTACAATGGCAAAGAGCTTCATACCATTTTAGAGGAACCTGCCTTTGCATCCCACTATGCGGCCCTGGAAGGAGAGAAATTGCAGCGGCCCCCGAAAGGGTACGACGCTTCCCATCCTGACGTAGAGATTTTAAAGCAGAAAAGCTTTTTTGTATCGCACAACCTTACAGATGTGCAGGTCGGGGCCGATGGCTTGGAGAAGCGCATTCTGCGTGCCTGGCAGGCGTTGAAGCCCCTCAACGACTTCCTCAACAGAGGATTGGAGGGCTAACCAAAAAAGAGAGGGGTATGACGTGTGCCAGCTAAACTAACCGGTACGCGGCATGCCCCCTCTCGTTTTCTGTATGCTTTCGATTTCCTTATGACACAAAGATACTATGCTGTAATGATACAAAAAATAATTGGATCGATACAAAAATGTCGTTGCAAGGTTACGACACGTAAAGCACCAATCCTTTGAGGTATTCGCCTTCGGGATGATAGATGTTGACGGGGTGATCAAGCGGTTGCGTGAGTTGGTGAAGAATCCGCACGTTGCGCCCAGCGTCGGCGGCTGCGCCAAACACTACTTTTCTAAATAGGTCACGGTCAATGTTTTGTGAACACGAAAACGTAAAGACCAACCCGCCGGGCTGCACCTTCCGGAAAGCCCACAAGTTGATTTCCTTATAGCCACGCGTCGCATTCGGAACCGCCCGCGCATTTTTTGCAAAAGCCGGAGGATCAAGGATGATTATATTGTATGATTCCTCCATATTTTTTAAATATTTGAAGCAATCTTCGGCAAAAGTGCGGTGTGGCGCATCCGATCCGTAGTTCAGAACCACATTTTCGTGAGCTCGCTCCACCGCCTCTTGCGAGATGTCGACCGAATGCACTTCGGTGGCGCCGCCTGCCAGGGCATAAACGCTAAAACCACCCGTATACGAAAAAGCATTGAGCACTTTGGCCCCTTTGGCTACCTGTTGTAACAAAGCGCGATTTTCCCGCTGGTCGAGGAAGAAACCGGTTTTTTGACCGCGTTCGTAGTCGACGGCAAACTGCAGCCCGTTTTCTCGTACGACCACCGCAGGACCCTCCTCCGACAGATCAGTCAGCCACCCGTTGGGGAGGCGAACATCTTCCAGACGCTGGGCCGCTTCTTTGTTCTTCAGCCAGACTTTCTCGATGCCCACCGTACGCAACGCTTCCAGTAACGCCGCATGAATCCGCTCGGTGCCTCGGATCATCAACTGCATGACCGCAACGGAACCGTATACGTCGACAATGACACCCGGCAAAAAATCACCCTCGGCGTGAAGAAGTCGGTAGCAAGTGGTCTCGGCAAAATCCAGGTGCGCCTTTCGCAAAGCAAAAGCATCTTGGATTTTACGGTTCCAGTAATGCTGGTCGATGGAAAGCTCTTGCGTGGTGAAGGCAAACATGCGTACCACAATTTGGCTGCGTGGGGAGAAAAAACCATAGCCCAGCAACGCACCGTGGTTGTCGCGCACCGCCACAATGTCGCCGTCCTGGGCCGACGGAAGTTGTTTGACTGCCCCTGAAAAAATCCAGGGATGGCGATTCGTCACGGACCGGTCACGACCCGATTTGAGGAGAAGGGAAGAATACTGCAAAATGAAAGGGTTAACTAGTGAAGAATGTCCAGTTCCTTCAGCATCTGCCGGCTGATGTCAATCCGCGCCTGGCCGAATCCGTCCGGAGTAGCGCCTGTGGGCGCCTGGATGCACGTTGCAAAATAATAAGGAGTGCCGCCCTGCTCGACATAACCGACATACCAGCCTACGTCGCCGGCTGGCCCGTTCGACCAGCCTGTTTTAGCGCGAAGCGTATAGGCATCGGTTGCTTCCACCAACATAATCCCTTTGACCAATGCCAGCGTGCGGGGCGAGAAGGGCAAGCGGTTTTCGTAGAGACGTTGCAAAAAGTCGAGTTGTTGTGCCGGCGTGATCCGCAGCGCACCGGTCAGCCAAAAACGATCAATACCGCCCTGGATGTTCTGGTTGCCGTATTGGGCGGCGTCGATCCAGCGCTGCATCTGCTGCGTGCCGACGCGACGCGCCAGTTCCTGATAGTAAGGAACACACGATACCTGAAACGCCGAACGAAGGCTGTGGTCTTGATTCCAGACGGTAGGCGTGCGCTCCTGCCCATCCCACGGGATGACGAAACTGGTATCGGCAATAACACCCGTTTCCAGTCCAATCAGTGAGTTGCAGATTTTGAACGTAGAGGCGGGGCTGAACGCTTCGTGCAACTGATTGGGATTCACCAGGATGTAGCGATCGTGCCGGGGATCGTACAGACTGAACGATCCCGTAACGCCGCGCTGGTAAAACCACTTTGCCAGGTCGGGTCTTTCTGTTGTTTGCGACTGACGATCAAGCCGATGCGTAGCACGAGGCACCGCAGTGCAAACTAAAAACATCATGGCGGTCAGCAAGGTGAGCGGCGACATGGCGGGGAGGAGGTTAGGGCGAACGGCCACAAAAGTACGGAAAAGGCACGCGGCTACTTTTGAAAAGCTGCATCTTCGCGGTACAATTTTTGGCGCAGCGGTGCGTATTGAGCAGTAGCGCGTAGCACTGCGCGCTGCCTTACCTCATCCGTTATGAATCGACTTTTACTTGTTCTGGCCACGTTGCTGATAGCCCCTGGTGTGTGGGCGCAAGACGATTATTACAAAGATGTGCCCCGCCAGTCTTCGCCGCAGCCACGCCCGGTGCGTCAGGTGAACATGCCCTTCCACTTGTATTTAGGCGCGAAGGGCGGCCCTACGTGGACCCGACTCCTGACTGATCCGAATCAGGGACAGTTAAATCCGACCCCCACTTACCGGACGGGGCTTTCGGTGGGTACGCATTTTTTGCTGGGCGCGAAGTTCAACGGGCCTTTTTCACTGCAAGTCGAGCCGGGTTATTTTCAGAAGCGGAGTGGCCTTGAGCTCCGCAATTCGGTTCAACCGCCTGATACCCTGTACGAGGTCTCGTACCAGCTCGAATACTTCTCGCTGCCCATCGTGGGAAAATACGAATTTGCTTTGGGGCGAGACGAAGGCGTTAGCGTCTACGGCTTGGGAGGAATTGGATTGAATTTCGTCGTGAACGCCCGCGAGCGCATCCGGCTGGCCGAACTGCAACCTGACGTTTGGTACGATTACGAGGGCACCAATCGGGTAGAAGCTACGGAGCTGAACCTGACGTTGGGAGCGGGGCTTCAGGTGCCGCTTTATCGGAACCGTGCCGCTCTTGTTGGAGAATACCGTCTCCTGTACGGCATCACGAACATGAACCGGGGGATTCTGGACGTGACGTTGCCCGGCGGGAATCGATATTATGCGCTCTACCAACTGTCGCGGCAAGCGAGTATCGGCGTGCAGTTCTTCTTGTTCTGATTTGGCGCGATAGTTGTTCTGAAAAGAGAAGTGGGAACCAGAACAATCTATGAAAAAATACTTACTTTCCTGTCTGATCGCTAGCCTGAGCCTGATGGCGGCAGCGCGTCCGGCTTTTCCTGAGGTGCAACAGGCTCCGATGACTACATTTTCGGTGCAGACGTATCCTAATCCGTTTTCCGAATCATTGCAAATTGAGATTGATCCGGGAACCCGTAGGCTCGATAAATTTGTGTTAATGGACGTGATTGGGCAAACGGTGATGAGCATCGACCTGACGCAAAAGACCGGTCCCATTCATTATGCCGTAGATCTTTCTCAGTTGAAGCGTGGCGTGTACATCGCGCGCATCACCTCCGGAAAAGAAGTATTGGTTACCCGTAAGTTGGTTAAATCGATTTAAGATAAAGCAAGTAGTAAATGTGCAAAGGGAGAGCTCGATAGGCTCTCTTTTTGCTTATACGCCATTTCAAATTCACCCTGGGGCTGGCCCGCGTTGCGCTTCCGGCATGTAGCTTAGGCGGGGCCGCTGACGCCGTGTTCAGGACAAGACTGGTGGCTTACACGCCAGAAACCAAATTCAACTATGCCGTTAAAAGCGAATACCCGTCTGAAACCCG encodes:
- a CDS encoding DUF2461 domain-containing protein, producing MQQSLEFLSALRENNNREWFHAHKKAYEAARQEFEALIGRLLADMAPWEPAVRSLEPKDCLFRLYRDVRFSKDKTPYKLHFGAYLAEGGRKSEKAGYYLHVRPGDRSFVGGGLWEPGAEGLRNVRQEIDYNGKELHTILEEPAFASHYAALEGEKLQRPPKGYDASHPDVEILKQKSFFVSHNLTDVQVGADGLEKRILRAWQALKPLNDFLNRGLEG
- a CDS encoding gliding motility lipoprotein GldH, giving the protein MRKNSTAPSVAVSMHRRAAFRTGFSVCLVLCAWLALGACDPSRVYEENQEIPDYLWYEDSLAVFEFEIPDASQPYNLYYNVRNSLNYPYYNLYVTYYLEDSTGKEIASRLQEMVLMDPRTGEPYGSGLGDIFDHQILALPGFTFPYAGPYTLKIKQYMRENPLPEVMSVGLRIEKGDASASPENQRTSE
- a CDS encoding acylphosphatase translates to MADTSKSVSIRITGKVQGVFYRASTQEQAQRLHLTGFVRNEKDGSVYVEVSGPAEAVDSLVAWCRQGPPRARVEEVVVTPLEATPTYAGFQVRR
- a CDS encoding type I restriction enzyme HsdR N-terminal domain-containing protein, yielding MQSLNLPPFSYQTREQDDTTYIFDVLRKKYLVLTPEEWVRQHFVHMLIDRYQYPRTMIRTETGLRYNRMARRSDILVFDRQGSPFLLVECKASSVKLSQEVFEQAARYNHVLKAPYLIITNGLSNYCCAIDHAQGTYRFLEDLPPYEPAASN
- a CDS encoding T9SS type A sorting domain-containing protein: MKKYLLSCLIASLSLMAAARPAFPEVQQAPMTTFSVQTYPNPFSESLQIEIDPGTRRLDKFVLMDVIGQTVMSIDLTQKTGPIHYAVDLSQLKRGVYIARITSGKEVLVTRKLVKSI
- a CDS encoding stage 0 sporulation family protein, translated to MNVFDWLSNMDLPADGYQFEVVEVRFKGGRKEFFRNADRLHLTTGDAIVVEVPNGHHIGFVSMQGELVRLQMMKKGVKEDSENIRKIYRLASERDLSKYEEVKNRELPTLFRTRQIINEMNLKMKLSDVEYQADNTKATFYYSADERVDFRQLIKVLAGEFRIRVEMRQISLRQEAGRLGGIGSCGRELCCSTWLSSFKSVSTSAARYQNLSLNPSKLSGQCGRLKCCLNYELDTYMEAIRDLPTVNKPLLTEKGEAFLQKTDIFTRIMWFGFRNESNWYPLKVERVQYILELNAAGKKAVALTLEEEELIINPVVGGALNDDLEQMDRKFAEKDKDRKKKKKRKKRKKTGEKK
- the blaOXA gene encoding class D beta-lactamase → MSPLTLLTAMMFLVCTAVPRATHRLDRQSQTTERPDLAKWFYQRGVTGSFSLYDPRHDRYILVNPNQLHEAFSPASTFKICNSLIGLETGVIADTSFVIPWDGQERTPTVWNQDHSLRSAFQVSCVPYYQELARRVGTQQMQRWIDAAQYGNQNIQGGIDRFWLTGALRITPAQQLDFLQRLYENRLPFSPRTLALVKGIMLVEATDAYTLRAKTGWSNGPAGDVGWYVGYVEQGGTPYYFATCIQAPTGATPDGFGQARIDISRQMLKELDILH
- a CDS encoding outer membrane beta-barrel protein; translated protein: MNRLLLVLATLLIAPGVWAQDDYYKDVPRQSSPQPRPVRQVNMPFHLYLGAKGGPTWTRLLTDPNQGQLNPTPTYRTGLSVGTHFLLGAKFNGPFSLQVEPGYFQKRSGLELRNSVQPPDTLYEVSYQLEYFSLPIVGKYEFALGRDEGVSVYGLGGIGLNFVVNARERIRLAELQPDVWYDYEGTNRVEATELNLTLGAGLQVPLYRNRAALVGEYRLLYGITNMNRGILDVTLPGGNRYYALYQLSRQASIGVQFFLF
- a CDS encoding class I SAM-dependent rRNA methyltransferase, encoding MQYSSLLLKSGRDRSVTNRHPWIFSGAVKQLPSAQDGDIVAVRDNHGALLGYGFFSPRSQIVVRMFAFTTQELSIDQHYWNRKIQDAFALRKAHLDFAETTCYRLLHAEGDFLPGVIVDVYGSVAVMQLMIRGTERIHAALLEALRTVGIEKVWLKNKEAAQRLEDVRLPNGWLTDLSEEGPAVVVRENGLQFAVDYERGQKTGFFLDQRENRALLQQVAKGAKVLNAFSYTGGFSVYALAGGATEVHSVDISQEAVERAHENVVLNYGSDAPHRTFAEDCFKYLKNMEESYNIIILDPPAFAKNARAVPNATRGYKEINLWAFRKVQPGGLVFTFSCSQNIDRDLFRKVVFGAAADAGRNVRILHQLTQPLDHPVNIYHPEGEYLKGLVLYVS
- a CDS encoding AMP nucleosidase, coding for MTTKEEIVRDWLPRYTGMPLEKFGKYILLTNFINYVQMFAEQQACDVYGWDKPMQTATSNDITIINFGMGSAMAATVMDLLSAVSPKAALFLGKCGGIRKAAIGDMILPIAAIRGEGTSNDYLPPEVPALPSFRLQRAVSSMIKKHELDYWTGTIYTTNRRIWEHDEKFKDYLRSIRAIGIDMETATIFTVGFINKIPHGALLLVSDNPMVPEGVKTSASDRKVTGSFAAKHLQIGIDALQELAHSGESVKHMRFE